One genomic region from Effusibacillus pohliae DSM 22757 encodes:
- the rpoC gene encoding DNA-directed RNA polymerase subunit beta': protein MLDVNNFEFMKIGLASPEKIRSWSHGEVKKPETINYRTLKPEKEGLFCEKIFGPTRDWECHCGKYKRVRYKGVVCDRCGVEVTRAKVRRERMGHIELAAPVSHIWFFKGIPSRMGLILDMSPRALEEVIYFASYVVTDPGDTPLEKKQLLSEKEYRANREKYGYAFQAGMGAEAIKKLLMEIDLDKEVELLKEELKTAQGQRRNRAIKRLEVLEAFRTSGNRPEWMILDVLPVIPPELRPMVQLDGGRFATSDLNDLYRRVINRNNRLKRLLDLGAPDIIVQNEKRMLQEAVDALIDNGRRGRPVTGPGNRPLKSLSHMLKGKQGRFRQNLLGKRVDYSGRSVIVVGPHLRMYQCGLPKEMALELFKPFVMKELVAKGLAHNIKSAKRKVERVSPEVWDVLEEVIREHPVLLNRAPTLHRLGIQAFEPVLVEGRAIKLHPLVCTAYNADFDGDQMAVHVPLSAEAQAEARLLMLAAHNILNPKDGKPVVTPTQDMVLGSYYLTMEKLGNPGEGRIFATAHEAILAYQMGQIALHTRICIPVKALGKTNFSPEQEKGLLITTVGKIIFNEIFPSDFPYINVGDKKNLLKGVPEEFFILDKGIDLKKRVQELPLQNAVVKGFLGTIISEVFNRYGTTQTAEILDKIKALGFSYSTKAGITISVADITVPEEKKEILAEAEKKVQTVTNQYRRGLITDDERYDRVISIWSKAKDQITEVLMKSLDRYNPIYMMANSGARGNVSQITQLAGMRGLMANPSGRIIELPIKSNFREGLTVLEYFISTHGARKGLADTALRTADSGYLTRRLVDVAQDVIVREVDCGTDKGIIVDEIRDGKEVIEDLFDRINGRVAFETVKHPQTGEIIVRKNELITEEMARAIVDAGIERVRIRSVLSCRTQHGVCIKCYGRNLATGKMVEIGEAVGIIAAQSIGEPGTQLTMRTFHTGGVAGDDITQGLPRIQELFEARNPKGQAIITEMDGEVTDIREVKDKREIEITSETETKVYPVPYGSRIRVSVGQKVEAGDELTEGSVDPKDMLKVKGLRGVQNYLLREVQRVYRLQGVDINDKHIEVMVRQMLRKVRIVDNGDTELLPGTYVDIHEFEAANLRALLDGREPAVGRPALLGITKASLETDSFLSAASFQETTRVLTEAAIKGKVDRLLGLKENVIIGKLVPAGTGMSRYRNIKLEEDAPAPDNPEVKEEAAAEREVETVAE, encoded by the coding sequence TTGTTGGATGTCAATAATTTCGAGTTTATGAAAATCGGGTTGGCATCTCCCGAGAAGATTCGCTCCTGGTCGCACGGAGAAGTGAAAAAACCCGAGACGATCAACTACCGCACGTTGAAACCGGAGAAAGAAGGTCTCTTCTGCGAAAAAATCTTTGGACCGACCCGTGACTGGGAATGCCATTGCGGAAAATACAAGCGGGTTCGCTACAAAGGGGTCGTCTGCGACCGCTGCGGCGTCGAAGTGACGCGGGCGAAGGTGCGCCGTGAGCGGATGGGTCATATCGAGCTGGCGGCTCCCGTCTCGCACATCTGGTTTTTTAAAGGGATCCCCAGCCGAATGGGGTTAATTCTTGACATGTCGCCGCGAGCGCTGGAGGAAGTGATCTATTTTGCCTCCTACGTGGTAACCGATCCCGGCGATACGCCGCTTGAGAAGAAACAGCTTCTGTCGGAGAAGGAATACCGGGCCAACCGGGAAAAATACGGCTATGCCTTCCAGGCCGGCATGGGCGCGGAAGCGATCAAAAAGCTGCTGATGGAAATCGATCTCGACAAAGAAGTCGAGTTGCTGAAAGAAGAGCTGAAAACGGCGCAGGGGCAGCGGCGAAACCGGGCCATCAAGCGGCTGGAGGTGCTGGAAGCGTTCCGCACATCGGGCAACCGTCCGGAGTGGATGATTCTCGATGTATTGCCGGTGATTCCGCCGGAACTGCGGCCGATGGTGCAATTGGACGGCGGCCGCTTTGCCACCTCCGACCTGAACGACCTGTACCGCCGCGTGATCAACCGGAACAACCGGTTGAAGCGCCTGCTCGACCTGGGCGCGCCGGACATCATCGTCCAGAACGAAAAGCGGATGCTGCAAGAAGCGGTTGACGCGCTGATCGACAACGGCCGCCGCGGCCGCCCGGTGACAGGCCCCGGCAACCGGCCGCTGAAGTCGCTGTCCCATATGCTGAAAGGGAAGCAGGGACGATTCCGGCAAAACCTGCTCGGAAAACGGGTGGACTATTCGGGCCGTTCCGTGATCGTCGTCGGCCCGCATCTGCGCATGTACCAGTGCGGTCTGCCGAAGGAAATGGCGCTTGAACTGTTCAAACCGTTCGTTATGAAGGAATTGGTGGCGAAAGGTCTCGCCCACAACATTAAATCGGCGAAGCGGAAGGTGGAACGGGTTTCGCCGGAAGTGTGGGACGTGCTGGAAGAAGTGATCCGCGAGCACCCGGTTCTGTTGAACCGTGCTCCGACCCTGCACCGGTTGGGGATTCAGGCGTTTGAGCCGGTGCTCGTCGAGGGGCGCGCCATCAAATTGCACCCGTTGGTGTGCACGGCGTACAACGCCGATTTTGACGGCGACCAAATGGCGGTGCACGTGCCGCTGTCGGCCGAGGCGCAAGCGGAAGCCCGCTTGCTGATGCTGGCGGCTCACAACATCCTGAACCCGAAAGACGGCAAACCGGTCGTCACGCCGACGCAGGACATGGTATTGGGCTCTTATTACCTGACGATGGAAAAATTGGGCAACCCCGGCGAAGGCCGCATTTTCGCGACCGCGCATGAAGCGATCCTGGCCTACCAGATGGGGCAAATCGCGCTGCACACGCGGATTTGCATCCCTGTCAAGGCGCTCGGCAAGACCAATTTCTCGCCGGAACAGGAAAAGGGACTGCTGATCACGACCGTCGGCAAGATCATCTTTAACGAGATCTTCCCGAGCGATTTTCCTTACATCAACGTCGGCGACAAGAAGAACCTGCTGAAGGGAGTGCCGGAGGAGTTCTTCATCCTCGACAAAGGCATCGATCTGAAAAAACGGGTGCAGGAATTGCCGCTGCAGAATGCCGTGGTCAAGGGCTTCCTGGGAACGATCATCTCCGAGGTGTTCAACCGGTACGGCACCACGCAAACGGCGGAAATCCTCGACAAGATCAAGGCGCTTGGCTTCTCGTATTCGACCAAGGCGGGCATCACCATTTCGGTCGCCGATATCACGGTGCCGGAAGAAAAGAAAGAAATTCTGGCGGAAGCAGAGAAAAAGGTGCAAACGGTCACCAACCAGTACCGCCGCGGTCTGATCACCGACGATGAGCGGTATGACCGGGTGATTTCGATCTGGAGCAAGGCGAAAGACCAGATCACCGAGGTGCTGATGAAATCGCTCGACCGCTACAACCCGATCTACATGATGGCCAACTCAGGGGCCCGCGGTAACGTGTCGCAGATCACGCAACTGGCCGGTATGCGGGGATTGATGGCGAACCCATCGGGGCGGATCATCGAGCTGCCGATCAAGTCGAACTTCCGGGAAGGGTTGACCGTGTTGGAATACTTTATCTCCACTCACGGCGCCCGCAAAGGTTTGGCCGACACGGCGCTACGGACAGCCGATTCCGGGTATCTGACCCGCCGTCTGGTCGACGTGGCGCAAGATGTAATCGTGCGGGAAGTCGATTGCGGCACCGACAAGGGGATCATCGTCGACGAAATCCGCGACGGCAAGGAAGTGATCGAAGACCTGTTTGACCGCATCAACGGCCGCGTGGCGTTTGAGACGGTGAAACATCCGCAGACTGGCGAAATCATCGTCCGGAAAAATGAGCTGATCACGGAAGAGATGGCCCGCGCAATCGTCGATGCGGGAATTGAGCGCGTGCGCATCCGGTCCGTGCTGTCCTGTCGCACTCAGCATGGGGTCTGTATCAAATGCTACGGCCGCAACCTGGCGACCGGCAAAATGGTGGAAATCGGGGAAGCGGTTGGCATCATCGCCGCCCAGTCGATCGGTGAACCGGGTACCCAGCTGACGATGCGGACGTTCCACACCGGCGGCGTGGCCGGCGACGATATCACGCAAGGTTTGCCGCGGATCCAGGAACTGTTTGAGGCGCGCAATCCGAAGGGGCAAGCGATCATCACCGAAATGGACGGTGAAGTGACCGACATCCGGGAAGTCAAAGACAAGCGGGAGATTGAGATCACCAGTGAAACGGAAACGAAGGTGTATCCGGTTCCGTACGGTTCCCGGATTCGGGTCAGCGTTGGCCAGAAAGTGGAAGCGGGCGACGAACTGACAGAAGGCTCCGTCGACCCGAAAGACATGTTGAAGGTGAAAGGCCTGCGCGGCGTGCAGAACTACCTGCTGCGGGAAGTGCAACGCGTGTACCGGTTGCAGGGTGTGGACATCAACGACAAACACATCGAAGTGATGGTGCGGCAGATGCTCCGCAAAGTGCGGATCGTCGACAACGGTGATACGGAACTGTTGCCCGGCACCTATGTGGATATTCATGAATTTGAAGCGGCCAACCTGCGGGCGCTTCTGGACGGCCGTGAACCGGCTGTCGGCCGGCCTGCGCTGCTCGGGATCACGAAGGCGTCCCTGGAAACGGATTCGTTCCTGTCGGCCGCTTCCTTCCAGGAGACGACCCGGGTTCTGACGGAAGCGGCGATCAAGGGCAAGGTCGACCGCTTGCTCGGACTCAAGGAAAACGTGATTATCGGCAAGTTGGTACCGGCCGGTACCGGCATGTCTCGTTACCGCAACATCAAACTGGAAGAGGATGCGCCGGCGCCAGACAATCCCGAGGTGAAGGAAGAAGCGGCTGCCGAGCGGGAAGTAGAAACCGTGGCGGAGTGA
- the rpsG gene encoding 30S ribosomal protein S7, which yields MPRKGPVPRREITPDPVYNHEMVARLINKVMKDGKKGLAERIVYGAFEKVREKAGKDPVEVFETALKNVMPVLEVKARRVGGANYQVPVEVRPERRTTLGIRWLVNYARQRGEKTMQEKLANEILDAANNTGGAVKKREDTHKMAEANKAFAHYRW from the coding sequence ATGCCGCGTAAAGGACCTGTACCTCGCCGCGAGATCACGCCGGATCCGGTATACAACCATGAGATGGTTGCCCGTTTGATCAACAAGGTCATGAAAGACGGGAAGAAAGGCCTGGCGGAGCGAATTGTGTACGGTGCGTTCGAGAAGGTTCGCGAGAAAGCCGGCAAAGATCCGGTTGAAGTGTTCGAAACGGCGTTGAAAAACGTGATGCCGGTGCTGGAAGTGAAAGCCCGCCGCGTCGGTGGTGCCAACTACCAGGTGCCGGTGGAGGTTCGTCCGGAACGCCGGACTACGCTCGGAATTCGTTGGTTGGTCAACTACGCCCGCCAGCGTGGAGAAAAAACCATGCAAGAAAAGCTGGCGAACGAAATTCTCGATGCGGCCAACAACACCGGGGGCGCTGTCAAAAAGCGCGAAGACACCCACAAAATGGCGGAGGCGAACAAAGCGTTTGCGCATTACCGCTGGTAG
- the fusA gene encoding elongation factor G: protein MARAFPLEKTRNIGIMAHIDAGKTTTTERILFYTGRVHKIGEVHEGAATMDWMVQEQERGITITSAATTCQWKGHRINIIDTPGHVDFTVEVERSLRVLDGAVGVFCAKGGVEPQSETVWRQADKYGVPRIAYVNKMDIIGADFYRAVQQMRDRLKKNAVPIQLPIGAEDTFVGMVDLVEMKAIIYTDDLGKVSEAREIPDEMKDQAEEYRTKLVEAVAEIDEELMMKYLEGEELTVDEIKAALRKGTISGQIVPVLCGSSYKNKGVQPMLDAVVDYLPSPVDVPDIKGVTADGTETTRKSSDDEPFAALAFKIMSDPYVGKLAFFRVYSGVLNSGSYVLNSTKNKRERIGRILQMHANHREEISTVYAGDIAAAVGLKDTTTGDTLCDEKNVVILESMEFPDPVISVAIEPKTKADQDKMGLALAKLAEEDPTFRTHTDQETGQTIISGMGELHLEIIVDRLQREFKVEANVGKPQVAYKETIKGRTRVEGKFVRQSGGKGQYGHVWLEIEPLERGQGYIFENKIVGGVVPKEYIPAVDEGVQEAMENGVLAGYPLIDIKVALVDGSYHDVDSSEMAFKIAGSMALKAGALKADPVLLEPIMKVEVTVPEEYMGDIMGDINSRRGRIEGMEAIPGGQIIRGYVPLAEMFGYATSLRSRTQGRGTYSMVFHSYEEVPKNIAQEIIAKNKG, encoded by the coding sequence ATGGCTCGTGCGTTTCCGTTAGAAAAAACGCGGAACATCGGGATCATGGCTCACATTGACGCGGGGAAAACCACCACGACGGAGCGGATCCTGTTCTACACCGGCCGGGTGCACAAGATCGGCGAAGTGCACGAAGGCGCCGCGACGATGGACTGGATGGTGCAGGAGCAGGAGCGCGGAATCACGATCACGTCCGCCGCTACCACCTGTCAGTGGAAAGGTCATCGCATCAACATTATCGACACGCCTGGGCACGTGGACTTCACCGTCGAGGTGGAACGGTCGCTGCGCGTGCTTGATGGTGCCGTCGGCGTATTCTGTGCGAAGGGCGGGGTGGAGCCGCAATCCGAAACGGTCTGGCGGCAAGCGGACAAGTACGGCGTTCCGCGGATCGCGTACGTCAACAAGATGGACATTATCGGGGCCGATTTTTATCGGGCTGTTCAACAGATGCGCGACCGCCTGAAGAAGAATGCGGTTCCCATTCAGTTGCCGATCGGGGCGGAGGATACGTTCGTCGGGATGGTCGACCTTGTCGAAATGAAAGCGATCATTTACACCGACGACCTCGGGAAAGTATCCGAAGCGCGTGAGATTCCGGATGAGATGAAAGATCAGGCGGAAGAATACCGCACCAAGCTGGTCGAGGCGGTTGCCGAAATCGACGAGGAACTGATGATGAAGTACCTGGAAGGCGAAGAGCTGACGGTCGATGAGATCAAGGCGGCGCTTCGCAAAGGGACCATCAGCGGCCAAATCGTCCCGGTGCTTTGCGGATCTTCCTATAAAAACAAAGGGGTTCAGCCGATGCTGGACGCGGTGGTGGATTACCTGCCTTCGCCGGTCGACGTTCCGGATATCAAGGGCGTTACGGCAGATGGCACGGAGACCACCCGCAAATCGAGCGACGACGAGCCGTTCGCTGCGCTTGCCTTCAAAATCATGTCGGACCCATACGTAGGAAAACTGGCGTTCTTCCGTGTCTATTCCGGTGTGTTGAATTCCGGTTCCTATGTGTTGAACTCGACGAAGAACAAGCGTGAGCGGATCGGGCGTATCCTGCAGATGCACGCCAACCACCGCGAAGAGATTTCCACCGTTTACGCGGGGGATATTGCGGCCGCTGTCGGCTTGAAAGACACGACCACCGGGGATACGCTGTGCGATGAGAAGAACGTTGTGATTCTTGAATCGATGGAATTCCCGGATCCCGTGATTTCGGTCGCGATCGAGCCGAAAACGAAGGCGGACCAGGACAAAATGGGTCTCGCCCTGGCGAAACTGGCGGAAGAGGACCCGACATTCCGGACGCATACCGACCAGGAAACGGGCCAAACGATCATCTCCGGTATGGGCGAGTTGCATCTGGAAATTATCGTTGACCGGCTGCAGCGGGAATTCAAAGTGGAAGCCAATGTGGGCAAACCGCAAGTGGCATACAAAGAAACGATCAAAGGCCGGACCAGGGTCGAAGGGAAATTTGTCCGTCAGTCCGGCGGTAAGGGCCAATACGGACATGTGTGGCTTGAAATTGAACCGCTTGAGCGCGGTCAAGGCTACATCTTCGAAAACAAGATTGTCGGCGGTGTGGTTCCGAAGGAATACATCCCGGCTGTGGACGAAGGTGTGCAAGAAGCGATGGAAAATGGCGTCCTGGCGGGTTACCCGTTGATCGATATAAAAGTTGCCCTGGTGGACGGCTCGTACCACGATGTCGACTCCTCGGAAATGGCGTTCAAGATCGCCGGTTCCATGGCGTTGAAAGCGGGTGCGCTGAAAGCCGATCCGGTACTCCTTGAACCGATCATGAAGGTGGAAGTCACCGTGCCGGAAGAGTACATGGGTGACATCATGGGTGACATCAACTCCCGTCGCGGACGAATCGAGGGTATGGAAGCCATTCCGGGTGGACAGATCATCCGGGGCTACGTGCCGCTCGCCGAGATGTTCGGTTATGCGACCTCGCTGCGTTCGCGCACGCAAGGACGCGGGACCTATTCGATGGTATTCCATTCCTACGAAGAGGTTCCGAAGAACATCGCACAAGAGATCATCGCGAAAAACAAAGGGTAA
- the tuf gene encoding elongation factor Tu, which produces MAKAKFERTKPHVNIGTIGHVDHGKTTLTAAITTVLAQRGKAQAMAYDQIDKAPEERERGITINTAHVEYETENRHYAHVDCPGHADYVKNMITGAAQMDGAILVVSAADGPMPQTREHILLSRQVGVPYIVVFMNKCDMVDDEELLDLVEMEIRDLLSEYEFPGDDVPVIRGSALKALEDPNGEWAKKIDELMEAVDTYIPEPARETDKPFLMPVEDVFTITGRGTVATGRVERGVLKVGDEVEIVGLAEEPRKTVATGIEMFRKLLDQAQAGDNIGALLRGIDRKDVERGQVLVKPGSIKPHTKFKAEVYVLTKEEGGRHTPFFNGYRPQFYVRTTDVTGVVHLPAGTEMVMPGDNVTMEVELIAPIALEEGTRFAIREGGRTVGAGVVVSIIQ; this is translated from the coding sequence ATGGCAAAAGCAAAATTTGAACGCACCAAGCCGCACGTTAACATCGGCACCATCGGTCACGTCGACCATGGCAAAACGACTCTGACTGCTGCCATCACCACCGTGTTGGCTCAACGCGGTAAAGCGCAAGCGATGGCTTATGATCAAATCGATAAAGCTCCGGAAGAGCGCGAGCGCGGGATTACCATTAACACCGCACACGTGGAATACGAGACGGAAAACCGTCACTATGCGCACGTCGACTGCCCGGGCCACGCTGACTACGTGAAAAACATGATCACGGGTGCCGCTCAGATGGACGGTGCGATTCTCGTTGTGTCGGCTGCTGACGGTCCGATGCCGCAAACCCGCGAGCACATCCTGTTGTCCCGTCAGGTGGGCGTTCCTTACATCGTCGTGTTCATGAACAAGTGCGACATGGTGGATGATGAGGAACTGCTCGACCTGGTGGAAATGGAAATTCGCGACCTGCTGTCCGAGTACGAATTCCCGGGCGACGATGTTCCGGTGATCCGCGGTTCCGCCTTGAAAGCTCTGGAAGATCCGAACGGCGAATGGGCGAAGAAAATCGATGAACTGATGGAAGCTGTGGACACCTACATCCCGGAACCGGCTCGTGAAACCGACAAGCCCTTCCTGATGCCTGTGGAAGACGTGTTCACGATCACCGGTCGTGGTACGGTTGCTACTGGTCGTGTCGAGCGGGGCGTTCTGAAAGTAGGCGACGAAGTGGAAATCGTCGGTCTGGCGGAAGAACCGCGCAAAACGGTTGCAACCGGTATCGAAATGTTCCGCAAGCTGCTCGACCAAGCGCAAGCGGGTGACAACATCGGTGCGCTGCTCCGCGGTATCGACCGGAAAGATGTGGAGCGCGGACAAGTGTTGGTGAAGCCGGGTTCGATCAAGCCGCACACCAAGTTTAAAGCGGAAGTGTACGTCCTGACCAAAGAAGAAGGCGGCCGCCATACCCCGTTCTTCAACGGTTACCGTCCGCAATTCTATGTTCGCACGACCGACGTTACCGGCGTTGTGCATCTGCCGGCAGGAACCGAGATGGTGATGCCTGGCGACAACGTGACGATGGAAGTCGAACTGATTGCTCCGATCGCTCTCGAAGAAGGTACCCGTTTCGCGATCCGCGAAGGTGGACGTACCGTTGGTGCGGGCGTGGTCGTGTCGATCATTCAGTAA
- a CDS encoding ribosomal L7Ae/L30e/S12e/Gadd45 family protein — MPYERIRSAKQVAVGTNQTTKALEQSVAKEVFVAKDADKKIVDRIVRLCETKNTPFFWVDSMKQLGKVCGIEVGAAVAAILQE, encoded by the coding sequence TTGCCGTATGAACGGATTCGCAGTGCCAAACAGGTTGCGGTTGGCACGAATCAGACAACTAAGGCCCTGGAGCAATCTGTTGCGAAAGAAGTGTTTGTTGCGAAAGACGCCGACAAAAAGATCGTTGATCGGATTGTCCGGTTGTGCGAAACGAAAAACACTCCGTTTTTCTGGGTCGACTCGATGAAACAACTCGGTAAGGTCTGTGGAATAGAAGTAGGCGCCGCGGTGGCGGCGATCCTGCAAGAGTAA
- the rpsL gene encoding 30S ribosomal protein S12: MPTINQLVRKGRKAVEKKSTAPALQKGYNSFEKVQTNQSSPQKRGVCTRVGTMTPKKPNSALRKYARVRLSNGIEVTAYIPGIGHNLQEHSVVLVRGGRVKDLPGVRYHIVRGALDTAGVKDRMQGRSKYGAKRPKAKS, translated from the coding sequence ATGCCGACAATTAACCAGTTGGTTCGAAAAGGCCGCAAGGCGGTGGAGAAAAAATCGACTGCCCCGGCGCTGCAAAAAGGCTACAACAGCTTCGAGAAGGTGCAAACCAACCAATCGTCGCCGCAAAAGCGTGGCGTATGCACGCGTGTGGGTACGATGACGCCGAAAAAACCGAACTCTGCGCTGCGGAAGTATGCGCGTGTCCGCTTGAGCAACGGGATCGAAGTGACGGCATACATTCCGGGTATCGGACACAACTTGCAAGAGCACTCGGTGGTGCTTGTTCGCGGCGGCCGTGTGAAAGATCTTCCGGGGGTTCGTTATCATATCGTTCGTGGTGCGCTGGACACCGCCGGCGTTAAGGACAGGATGCAAGGTCGATCCAAGTACGGCGCGAAGCGTCCGAAAGCGAAATCCTGA
- the rplD gene encoding 50S ribosomal protein L4, with product MPKVPVLNMEGKQVGEIELADSIFGIEPNKHVLHEAVVMQLASMRRGTHDVKNRSEVRGGGRKPWRQKGTGRARHGSIRAPQWVGGGVVFGPTPRSYAYKLPKKVRRLALKSALSTKVKDNSIIVLDSLNFDVPKTKEMIRVLENVKAAKKALLVDMGNNVNAQLSARNIPGVKFVTATGINVYDLLNHDSLVITKDAVAKVEEVFA from the coding sequence ATGCCGAAAGTTCCTGTTTTGAATATGGAAGGTAAGCAAGTGGGAGAGATTGAGCTGGCGGACTCCATCTTCGGAATCGAACCGAACAAGCATGTTCTGCACGAGGCGGTCGTGATGCAGCTGGCAAGCATGCGCCGGGGTACGCACGACGTGAAGAACCGGTCGGAAGTACGCGGCGGCGGTCGCAAGCCGTGGCGGCAAAAAGGTACCGGTCGCGCTCGTCATGGTTCGATTCGCGCTCCGCAATGGGTCGGCGGCGGTGTCGTGTTCGGTCCGACTCCGCGTTCCTATGCGTATAAATTGCCGAAAAAAGTGCGCCGTCTGGCTCTGAAATCGGCTCTCTCGACGAAAGTCAAGGACAATTCGATCATCGTGCTCGATTCGTTGAATTTTGACGTGCCGAAAACGAAAGAAATGATCCGTGTACTGGAAAACGTGAAAGCAGCGAAAAAGGCGCTGCTCGTTGACATGGGCAACAATGTCAACGCACAACTGTCGGCTCGCAACATTCCCGGCGTGAAGTTCGTGACCGCAACCGGCATCAACGTGTATGACCTGCTGAACCACGATTCTTTGGTCATCACCAAAGACGCGGTTGCAAAAGTGGAGGAGGTGTTCGCGTAA
- the rpsJ gene encoding 30S ribosomal protein S10, with the protein MAKQKIRIRLKAFDHKVLDASAEKIVDTAKRSGASVSGPIPLPTEKQVITILRAPHKYKDSREQFEMRTHKRLIDIVNPTPQTVDALMRLDLPSGVDIEIKL; encoded by the coding sequence ATGGCAAAGCAAAAAATCCGCATCCGCCTGAAAGCGTTCGATCACAAAGTACTGGACGCTTCCGCTGAGAAAATTGTCGACACAGCCAAGCGTTCGGGTGCTTCCGTGTCTGGTCCGATCCCGCTTCCGACGGAGAAGCAGGTGATTACGATCTTGCGTGCGCCGCACAAATATAAGGACTCGCGCGAGCAGTTCGAGATGCGGACACACAAGCGGTTGATCGACATCGTCAATCCGACGCCGCAAACGGTCGATGCACTGATGCGTTTGGACTTGCCGTCGGGTGTCGACATTGAAATCAAACTGTAA
- the rplC gene encoding 50S ribosomal protein L3, with amino-acid sequence MKGILGRKLGMTQVFTEDGKVVPVTVIEAGPCVVLQKKDLQNDGYEAVQLGFADKKRANKPESGHAAKAGTTPKRYVRELRGVDLAQYEVGQVVKADVFSAGELVDVVGISKGKGFAGAIKRHNQARGPMAHGSRYHRGPGSLGSIAPNRVFKGQTLPGRMGGERVTVQNLEVVKVDPERNLLLVKGSVPGPKNSFVTVKTAVKSVK; translated from the coding sequence ATGAAAGGCATTTTGGGACGCAAGCTGGGCATGACGCAAGTGTTTACCGAAGACGGAAAGGTTGTACCAGTGACTGTCATCGAAGCGGGCCCGTGCGTGGTACTGCAGAAAAAAGATTTGCAAAACGATGGGTATGAGGCCGTACAACTCGGCTTTGCTGATAAAAAACGGGCGAACAAACCGGAGTCCGGCCATGCTGCGAAGGCGGGCACAACCCCGAAACGGTACGTGCGCGAACTCCGCGGTGTCGATCTGGCCCAGTACGAAGTGGGGCAAGTGGTGAAAGCGGACGTATTTTCCGCCGGTGAATTGGTCGACGTGGTCGGAATCTCGAAGGGAAAAGGTTTCGCCGGTGCGATTAAGCGGCACAACCAAGCCCGCGGTCCGATGGCACACGGTTCCCGTTACCATCGCGGACCTGGTTCGCTCGGTTCGATCGCTCCGAACCGCGTGTTCAAGGGACAAACGCTGCCGGGCCGGATGGGTGGCGAGCGCGTGACCGTGCAAAACCTGGAAGTTGTGAAAGTGGATCCGGAGCGGAATTTGCTGTTGGTGAAAGGTTCGGTTCCGGGCCCGAAAAATTCGTTCGTAACCGTTAAGACGGCTGTCAAGTCCGTGAAATAA